One genomic segment of Marinitoga piezophila KA3 includes these proteins:
- a CDS encoding helix-turn-helix domain-containing protein, with protein sequence MEKFAERLKRARLNKNLRQKDLADLLHVGQSTVAMWERGKSIPDIKIASELAKLLDVSVDFLLGIDNKIKNIEDNKLSLKQIPVYGYVAANSQHGEVAYEELLDFIVIPEGMRGDFGLIIKGDSMEPRLKDGDIAVVLKQPILENGEIGVIIINGNEGVVKKYYQSENAITLISLNENHPPIVIPKRNWDDIIIVGKVVGKYERWE encoded by the coding sequence GTGGAAAAATTTGCTGAAAGGTTGAAACGTGCAAGATTAAATAAAAATTTAAGACAAAAAGATTTGGCTGATTTACTTCATGTAGGTCAGTCCACTGTTGCTATGTGGGAAAGAGGAAAATCAATTCCTGATATTAAAATTGCTTCAGAATTAGCAAAATTATTAGATGTCTCAGTAGACTTTCTTTTGGGAATAGATAATAAAATTAAAAATATCGAAGACAACAAACTCAGTTTAAAGCAAATTCCTGTATATGGATATGTTGCAGCAAATAGTCAGCATGGTGAAGTTGCATATGAAGAATTACTCGATTTTATCGTTATCCCTGAAGGAATGCGAGGAGATTTTGGTTTAATAATCAAAGGAGACTCCATGGAACCTCGTCTTAAAGACGGTGATATTGCCGTAGTTTTAAAACAACCTATTCTTGAAAATGGCGAAATCGGAGTGATTATTATTAATGGAAATGAAGGCGTAGTAAAAAAATATTATCAATCTGAAAATGCTATAACATTAATTAGTTTAAATGAAAATCATCCGCCAATAGTAATCCCAAAAAGAAATTGGGACGACATAATTATTGTTGGTAAAGTAGTAGGGAAATATGAAAGATGGGAATAA
- a CDS encoding helix-turn-helix transcriptional regulator — MKKLKIYRLKKGLTQKELAKLLNVQQNTVAMWETGKSKPPLDKAIKIARILGTTVEELFDFKDTPLAGR, encoded by the coding sequence ATGAAAAAATTAAAGATTTATCGTTTAAAAAAAGGTTTAACTCAAAAAGAACTAGCAAAGCTTTTAAATGTACAACAAAACACTGTAGCCATGTGGGAAACAGGAAAAAGCAAACCCCCACTCGACAAAGCAATAAAAATAGCAAGGATATTAGGAACAACAGTGGAAGAACTCTTCGATTTTAAAGATACACCATTAGCAGGGAGGTGA
- a CDS encoding ATP-binding protein, whose translation MKLILKKLKMKNFKGIRDLEITFDKKETSIFGANATGKTSIFDAFVWLLFDKDSTNRTQFEIKTLDKNGNVIHGLEHSVEAIIEIDGKETSFKKIYKEKWTKRRGESTKQLTGHVTDFFIDDIPVKKSEYQQRINEIIDEKIFKLVTNPLYFNEQLHWTERRKLLLEIVGDVSNDEIIKSKRSLSKIEEFLKDKEIDEFKKMISYKKKKLNDEIKTIPIRIDEINQSLADYNLDFKEIEKNIEILNKQLEEIENKILDESKIYEENSKIKSKIYEKQNELQKIQYEKQLNQEAPKRELEEQLRRIKYEIKNIQSNVQDFENEIERLQEKEKDYKEQIQYNKEKIQELQIENEKLRKKWQEEKSKEFVIDEKQFVCPTCGQMLPENQKEEKIKEMELNFETNKNKILENIRYSGMRNKNEIEKLEQKNQDFEEKIKNINKKINELKIELDNNKDDLETYIAKKIEIEERIENFKPIIIETPEEKILKAKIEKLKNEVKEPDENTIEILKVEKRKILKEIDELKNKLSFKEQQEKAKKRIEELQNKERELANQIAELEGYEYLCDEFIKTKVDMLEEKINSKFKQVKFKLFNVLVNGSIEETCETLIEGVPFQDANNAAKISVGLDIINVLSDHFNVYAPVFIDNRESIVELPETNSQIINLFVSAKDKKLRVENKKLEEVRL comes from the coding sequence ATGAAATTAATTTTAAAAAAATTAAAAATGAAAAATTTCAAAGGAATACGAGATTTAGAAATAACTTTCGATAAAAAAGAGACTTCGATTTTTGGTGCAAACGCAACTGGAAAGACTTCTATTTTCGACGCTTTTGTTTGGCTCCTGTTTGATAAAGACTCTACTAACCGAACTCAATTTGAAATCAAAACACTTGATAAAAATGGAAATGTCATTCATGGATTAGAACACAGTGTCGAAGCAATCATAGAGATTGATGGAAAAGAAACGTCTTTTAAAAAAATTTATAAAGAAAAATGGACTAAACGAAGGGGAGAATCAACAAAACAACTAACAGGTCATGTAACTGATTTTTTTATAGATGATATTCCAGTGAAAAAATCAGAATATCAGCAAAGAATCAATGAAATAATAGATGAAAAAATATTTAAGTTAGTTACGAATCCTCTTTACTTCAATGAACAGCTTCATTGGACTGAAAGAAGAAAATTATTACTTGAAATTGTTGGAGATGTTTCGAATGATGAAATAATAAAATCTAAAAGAAGCTTATCTAAAATAGAAGAATTCTTAAAGGATAAAGAAATTGATGAATTCAAAAAGATGATCTCATATAAAAAGAAGAAACTTAATGATGAAATAAAAACTATACCAATAAGGATCGATGAAATAAACCAGTCTTTAGCAGATTATAATTTAGATTTTAAAGAAATAGAAAAAAATATTGAAATACTCAATAAACAACTTGAAGAAATAGAAAATAAAATACTTGACGAATCAAAGATATATGAAGAAAATTCTAAAATAAAAAGCAAAATTTATGAAAAACAAAATGAATTACAAAAAATACAATATGAAAAACAGCTTAATCAAGAAGCACCCAAAAGAGAATTAGAAGAGCAGTTAAGAAGAATCAAATATGAAATCAAAAACATTCAAAGCAATGTTCAAGATTTTGAGAATGAAATAGAGAGGCTTCAGGAAAAGGAAAAAGATTATAAAGAGCAAATTCAATATAACAAAGAAAAAATACAAGAATTGCAAATAGAAAATGAAAAACTCAGGAAAAAATGGCAGGAAGAAAAATCTAAAGAATTTGTTATTGATGAAAAACAATTTGTTTGTCCAACGTGTGGACAGATGCTTCCTGAAAATCAAAAAGAAGAAAAAATAAAAGAAATGGAATTAAATTTTGAAACAAATAAAAATAAAATACTTGAAAATATAAGATATTCTGGGATGAGAAATAAAAACGAAATTGAAAAATTAGAACAAAAAAATCAAGACTTTGAAGAGAAAATCAAAAATATCAATAAGAAAATAAATGAATTGAAAATTGAATTAGATAACAACAAAGATGATCTTGAAACATATATAGCTAAAAAAATAGAAATTGAAGAAAGAATAGAGAATTTTAAGCCCATAATTATAGAAACACCAGAAGAGAAAATATTAAAAGCTAAAATTGAGAAACTAAAAAATGAAGTAAAAGAACCAGATGAAAATACTATCGAGATATTGAAAGTTGAAAAAAGAAAAATTTTAAAAGAAATAGATGAACTAAAGAATAAATTAAGTTTTAAAGAGCAACAAGAAAAAGCTAAAAAAAGAATAGAAGAATTACAAAATAAAGAAAGAGAATTAGCAAATCAAATTGCAGAATTAGAAGGATATGAATATTTATGTGATGAATTTATAAAAACAAAAGTAGATATGCTTGAAGAAAAGATAAACAGCAAATTTAAACAGGTAAAATTTAAACTTTTTAATGTTCTGGTTAATGGTTCAATAGAGGAAACATGTGAAACGCTTATTGAAGGAGTACCTTTCCAAGATGCAAATAATGCAGCAAAAATTAGTGTAGGTCTTGATATTATAAACGTTTTATCTGACCATTTTAATGTATATGCACCTGTGTTTATTGATAACAGAGAATCGATCGTAGAATTACCAGAAACTAATAGTCAAATAATTAATTTATTTGTAAGTGCCAAAGATAAGAAATTAAGAGTAGAAAATAAAAAGTTAGAAGAGGTGAGATTATGA
- a CDS encoding recombinase RecT: MTESVQMENVQKDITPKKSYSEIVLERVKELEKEGVIQFPPNYSYANALKSAWLMLKSMTDKNGKPVLQSCTKESITNSLLDMVIQGLSPAKKQCYFIPYGNKLQLQRSYFGTVAVIKRLKGVKNVFANIIYEGDEFEYTIDLETGVYKIIKHKQDFRNIDPHKILGAYAVIVTEDDQPNYVEIMNINQIKDSWNQGKMKGNSNAHKIFTDQMVKKTVINRACKMFVNTSDDSDLLIEAFNKTTENEYENSQEPEPVFEEIEAETIQEIKENANKKVLVIEESQEHETLQEEIKEEVKDKKQEQTSATKRVHQKLFAEDPGF, translated from the coding sequence ATGACAGAAAGCGTACAAATGGAAAACGTTCAGAAAGACATTACACCTAAAAAATCTTATTCAGAAATAGTGTTAGAAAGAGTAAAAGAACTGGAAAAAGAAGGCGTTATACAATTTCCGCCAAATTATAGTTATGCAAATGCTTTAAAAAGCGCATGGTTAATGTTAAAAAGCATGACTGATAAAAATGGAAAACCTGTATTACAATCATGCACAAAAGAAAGTATTACAAATTCTTTGTTAGATATGGTTATTCAAGGATTATCACCAGCTAAGAAACAATGTTATTTTATTCCTTATGGTAATAAATTACAACTTCAAAGAAGCTATTTTGGAACTGTAGCAGTTATAAAAAGACTTAAAGGAGTTAAAAATGTTTTTGCAAACATAATTTATGAAGGAGACGAATTTGAATACACAATAGATTTAGAAACAGGAGTTTATAAAATAATAAAACATAAACAAGATTTTAGAAATATTGATCCACATAAAATTCTTGGTGCATATGCGGTTATAGTTACTGAAGATGATCAGCCAAATTATGTTGAAATTATGAATATTAATCAAATTAAAGATTCATGGAATCAGGGAAAAATGAAAGGAAATTCTAACGCACACAAAATTTTCACTGATCAAATGGTAAAGAAAACTGTTATTAATAGAGCTTGCAAAATGTTCGTTAATACTTCTGATGATAGTGATTTATTAATCGAAGCATTCAATAAAACAACAGAAAATGAATACGAAAATTCACAAGAACCTGAACCAGTTTTCGAAGAAATTGAAGCTGAAACAATCCAAGAGATTAAAGAAAATGCAAATAAAAAAGTTTTAGTTATTGAAGAATCACAAGAACATGAAACGTTGCAAGAAGAAATCAAAGAAGAAGTTAAAGATAAAAAACAAGAACAAACTTCAGCCACTAAAAGAGTTCATCAAAAATTATTTGCGGAGGATCCTGGATTCTAA
- a CDS encoding MBL fold metallo-hydrolase: MKLKILGSSSKGNGYLLIGENETLIIEAGINIKQVKKELNFNLSNVVGCLISHSHGDHSKYTSDFLKTGISCYMTKETIEALNINHYRLHKIIPEQMFNIGNFKILPFSTKHDCPGSVGFLIKHNELGTLLFATDTFYLEYKFPNVNHIMIEANYDKNILVENILKGYIPDVVAKRVFKSHFELSNLKEFFKANDLTKTKEIILIHLSDNNSDAKRFKKEIEELTFKTVYIAEEGLELSLHP; the protein is encoded by the coding sequence ATGAAATTGAAAATATTAGGATCATCAAGCAAAGGAAACGGATATCTTCTTATTGGAGAAAATGAAACATTAATAATCGAAGCTGGAATAAATATCAAACAAGTAAAAAAGGAATTGAACTTTAATTTATCAAATGTTGTAGGGTGCCTGATTTCACATTCTCATGGTGATCATTCAAAATATACATCAGATTTTCTGAAAACTGGAATTAGTTGCTATATGACAAAAGAAACAATAGAGGCTTTGAACATAAATCATTATAGACTTCATAAAATTATTCCTGAACAAATGTTTAATATTGGAAATTTTAAAATATTACCTTTTTCAACAAAGCATGATTGTCCTGGAAGTGTTGGATTTTTAATAAAACATAATGAGTTAGGAACACTATTATTTGCAACAGATACATTTTATCTTGAATATAAATTTCCAAATGTGAATCATATAATGATTGAAGCTAATTACGATAAAAATATTCTTGTAGAAAATATTTTAAAAGGATATATACCAGATGTTGTTGCAAAAAGAGTTTTTAAAAGTCATTTTGAATTAAGTAATTTAAAAGAATTTTTTAAAGCTAATGATTTGACCAAAACTAAAGAAATAATTTTAATTCATCTTTCTGATAATAACAGTGATGCGAAAAGATTTAAAAAAGAAATAGAAGAACTGACTTTTAAAACAGTTTATATTGCAGAAGAAGGGCTGGAATTAAGTTTACATCCTTAG
- a CDS encoding conserved phage C-terminal domain-containing protein, protein MELTYIDLINQFHMIRRAKGLGPIETALYFIILDEYNSRYWPDSLAVPTWVLMEQVDIKHKSTFFNHLNKLQQAGLIEFIKAKNQYEKMIIKINAVLINDTPLRTAPITASQQQRNSNATAPEQQRNSNFLKNALFADYRSRKDNKDIKDNKDTDIYNVAIEILDYLNEKANKKFKPTKGNLKYINARLKEKYQKEDFFKVIDLKVKQWINDPKMKQYLRPSTLFNSEKFDAYLNESLESNENTDTLFIEYPYGG, encoded by the coding sequence ATGGAATTAACCTATATCGACCTCATTAATCAATTTCACATGATCCGCCGAGCTAAAGGTCTGGGGCCGATAGAGACTGCTCTGTACTTCATCATATTAGATGAATACAATAGCCGCTATTGGCCTGATTCTTTAGCAGTGCCGACATGGGTATTGATGGAGCAGGTTGATATAAAACACAAATCTACTTTTTTTAACCATTTAAATAAATTGCAACAAGCAGGATTAATCGAATTTATAAAGGCAAAAAACCAATATGAAAAAATGATTATAAAAATAAATGCCGTTCTAATAAATGACACACCACTTAGAACAGCACCTATAACAGCATCGCAACAGCAACGCAACAGCAACGCAACGGCACCCGAACAGCAACGCAACAGCAACTTTCTAAAAAATGCTTTATTTGCTGATTACAGAAGCCGTAAAGATAATAAAGATATAAAAGATAATAAAGATACAGATATATATAATGTCGCGATTGAGATTTTGGACTACTTAAACGAAAAAGCAAATAAGAAATTTAAACCTACAAAAGGAAATCTTAAATACATTAATGCAAGACTCAAAGAAAAATATCAAAAAGAAGATTTTTTTAAAGTTATAGATTTAAAAGTAAAACAATGGATTAATGATCCTAAAATGAAGCAATATTTAAGACCTTCTACTCTTTTTAATTCTGAAAAGTTTGATGCTTATTTGAATGAGAGTCTTGAAAGTAATGAAAATACAGATACTTTATTTATTGAATATCCTTATGGAGGATGA
- a CDS encoding replicative DNA helicase, giving the protein MKDLEKWIIGYMFLDDSIDVSVLTKDDFENTNFGVVFEYLKNKLENGEVIDVFTASADLKLSPETLEDFIDSVPDLFNFENAIKKLKEESIKRQLKHVAENISKTLDNANVYEILEYVEKRVLGIEVIGERIYETLKETLETYFDEVEEMQKRRLNNEFVGIPSGINDLDKFLGGFKGGQLIIIAGRPAMGKTTFALNIATNMARKGYPSAFFSLEMNQKQLRNKILASATHIEYNKIAHGFINGNERTIIKDIINQLKRVPIVLGKTTNLTIDSLKSVARKLKREYKIQGLFVDYLQLMTKTTDLVKELGIITRQLKLLALELDIPIFLLSQLSRNVEHREDKRPMLSDLRDSGTIEQDADIVMFLYRPAYYARKKVKEKDEHENKAERIEVIIGKQREGETGIVELGFFGKYSHFFDLALAR; this is encoded by the coding sequence ATGAAGGATTTAGAAAAATGGATAATCGGGTATATGTTCTTAGATGATTCTATTGATGTTTCTGTATTAACAAAAGATGATTTTGAAAACACAAATTTCGGTGTTGTTTTTGAATATTTAAAAAACAAACTTGAGAATGGTGAAGTAATAGACGTCTTTACTGCATCAGCTGATTTGAAACTTTCGCCAGAAACTTTAGAAGATTTTATTGATAGTGTTCCTGATCTTTTTAATTTCGAAAATGCTATAAAAAAGCTTAAAGAAGAAAGTATTAAAAGACAATTAAAACATGTTGCTGAAAATATTTCAAAGACTTTAGATAACGCAAATGTGTATGAAATTTTGGAATATGTAGAAAAAAGAGTCTTGGGAATTGAAGTTATCGGTGAAAGAATATATGAAACTTTAAAAGAAACATTGGAAACATATTTTGATGAAGTAGAAGAAATGCAGAAAAGAAGGTTGAATAATGAATTTGTTGGAATACCTTCAGGGATAAATGATTTAGATAAATTTTTAGGCGGATTCAAAGGTGGGCAGTTAATAATTATTGCTGGAAGACCGGCAATGGGTAAAACAACTTTTGCTCTCAATATAGCAACGAATATGGCAAGAAAAGGATATCCTAGCGCCTTTTTCAGCTTAGAAATGAATCAAAAGCAATTACGAAATAAGATTTTAGCTTCAGCAACTCACATTGAATATAACAAAATTGCTCATGGATTTATAAACGGGAATGAAAGAACGATTATTAAAGATATTATAAATCAGCTTAAAAGAGTTCCTATTGTTCTTGGAAAAACAACTAATTTAACCATTGATAGCCTTAAATCTGTAGCAAGAAAATTAAAAAGAGAGTATAAAATCCAAGGACTATTTGTTGATTATCTCCAACTTATGACTAAGACTACAGATCTTGTAAAGGAACTTGGGATAATAACAAGGCAATTAAAACTTCTTGCTCTTGAATTAGACATTCCAATTTTCCTACTTTCACAACTTTCCAGAAACGTTGAGCACAGAGAAGATAAACGACCAATGTTAAGTGATTTAAGAGATTCTGGAACAATAGAGCAAGATGCTGATATTGTAATGTTTTTATATCGTCCAGCATATTATGCAAGAAAAAAAGTAAAAGAAAAAGATGAACATGAAAATAAAGCTGAAAGGATTGAAGTTATTATTGGCAAACAAAGAGAAGGTGAGACCGGCATAGTTGAATTAGGTTTTTTTGGAAAGTATTCGCATTTCTTCGATCTTGCGTTAGCGAGGTGA
- a CDS encoding single-stranded DNA-binding protein, translating to MAGFNKIILIGRLTKNPEIRLTTTDIKVSNFTLAVDRSYRKEKEESKTDFIPITSFGKSAEFVEQYLRKGMQIMVEGKLQIDNWQDENGQWHNKSYVVSSNIVFLEKKKDPADEYQEKYLKDINEVENNIDEPFGDIPEIKDDDFPQFFPVDEEG from the coding sequence ATGGCAGGTTTTAATAAGATAATTTTAATCGGGCGACTTACTAAAAATCCAGAAATAAGATTAACAACGACAGATATAAAAGTTTCAAATTTTACTTTAGCAGTAGATAGAAGTTATAGAAAAGAGAAGGAAGAAAGCAAAACAGATTTTATACCTATTACTTCTTTTGGCAAAAGCGCTGAGTTTGTGGAACAGTACTTGAGAAAAGGAATGCAAATAATGGTTGAAGGTAAATTACAAATAGATAATTGGCAAGATGAGAACGGACAATGGCATAATAAATCCTATGTTGTTAGTAGCAATATTGTATTTTTGGAGAAAAAGAAAGATCCCGCTGATGAGTATCAGGAAAAATACCTTAAAGATATTAACGAGGTTGAAAATAATATTGATGAACCTTTTGGAGATATTCCGGAAATAAAAGATGATGATTTTCCGCAATTTTTTCCAGTAGATGAGGAGGGATGA
- the dut gene encoding dUTP diphosphatase — translation MFSLYYENNMVKPFKKHWTDAGYDIRSKIDIEIKPMQRAIIPTGLTMKIPYKHVGIIKERSSFAAKGIVVTGGVIDSEYRGEVRVIMLNLGEETLKIKAGDRIAQILIVPVLLHAEILLGKAEEDTERGTKGFGSTGVR, via the coding sequence GTGTTTAGCCTTTATTATGAAAACAATATGGTAAAGCCCTTTAAAAAACATTGGACTGATGCTGGATATGATATTCGTTCGAAAATTGATATAGAAATTAAACCTATGCAAAGAGCAATTATTCCTACAGGATTAACAATGAAAATACCTTATAAACATGTTGGAATTATAAAAGAAAGATCATCATTTGCTGCTAAAGGAATTGTTGTTACTGGTGGAGTGATTGATAGTGAATATCGTGGAGAAGTACGAGTAATAATGCTGAATTTAGGAGAAGAAACATTAAAAATTAAAGCCGGAGATAGAATTGCACAAATATTAATTGTTCCTGTATTATTACACGCTGAAATCTTACTCGGCAAGGCTGAAGAAGATACCGAAAGAGGAACGAAAGGATTCGGATCTACGGGGGTGAGATAA
- a CDS encoding RusA family crossover junction endodeoxyribonuclease, whose protein sequence is MKLKIEIEGIPPSVNHAYRKRGNGYGMYMTATAREFKEYVHYLAVKAMRKAKWTRLPNDKSFYKMKVYFYFKNRRHPDPNNLLKILIDALEGVVFENDRNIDIETNSSITGENKTLVVFEK, encoded by the coding sequence GTGAAGTTGAAAATTGAAATCGAAGGGATCCCGCCCTCGGTGAATCACGCTTATAGAAAACGAGGGAATGGATATGGAATGTATATGACCGCAACTGCAAGGGAATTTAAAGAGTATGTTCATTATCTTGCTGTTAAAGCAATGAGAAAAGCAAAATGGACTAGACTTCCTAACGATAAGAGTTTTTACAAAATGAAAGTGTATTTTTACTTTAAAAACAGGCGGCATCCTGATCCAAATAATTTACTTAAGATTCTTATTGATGCCCTGGAGGGTGTAGTTTTTGAAAATGACAGAAATATTGATATTGAGACAAATTCAAGCATCACTGGAGAAAATAAAACTCTGGTTGTGTTTGAGAAGTAG
- a CDS encoding sigma-70 family RNA polymerase sigma factor, translating to MYEVVSFFASLRIDKETIIDLLQQYKKSLQILMGRRIHLYIDEDGEIHVEGAFKNDEYQKIKAFKALKVKDFNSLITNGIPKEIVDSIVILKLIDEWMNILTTKEKIVLFHAYINHDFEKNGNHYKTLSIREISKKMNLPKSTVYDLMQKSLTKILQYNI from the coding sequence ATGTATGAAGTTGTTTCTTTTTTTGCGAGTTTAAGAATAGATAAAGAAACAATAATAGATTTACTTCAACAATACAAAAAATCATTGCAAATATTAATGGGAAGACGAATTCACTTGTATATTGATGAAGATGGAGAAATACATGTTGAAGGTGCTTTTAAAAATGATGAATATCAAAAAATAAAAGCTTTTAAAGCACTAAAAGTTAAAGATTTCAATTCTTTAATTACAAATGGAATCCCAAAAGAAATTGTTGATTCTATAGTGATTTTAAAATTAATCGATGAGTGGATGAATATTTTAACTACTAAAGAAAAAATAGTGTTATTTCATGCTTATATAAATCATGATTTTGAAAAGAATGGAAATCATTACAAAACATTGAGTATTAGGGAAATTTCTAAAAAAATGAATTTACCTAAAAGTACGGTTTATGATTTGATGCAAAAGAGCTTAACAAAAATTTTACAATACAATATATAG
- a CDS encoding type II toxin-antitoxin system MqsR family toxin, with product MIEMFLMLLKKSIENNTIQFICRTKNKEFLAKFGWTVEDIYEFLYNELTPEDFVYKDKEKDSDFDDGDMYIFIKYASIENEEIKIYIKIKYTSPDDFMVLISFHEAER from the coding sequence ATGATAGAGATGTTTTTAATGTTATTAAAAAAATCCATAGAAAATAATACTATACAATTTATCTGTAGAACTAAGAACAAGGAATTCCTGGCAAAATTTGGATGGACTGTTGAAGATATTTATGAATTCCTTTACAATGAACTAACTCCTGAAGATTTTGTATATAAAGATAAAGAAAAGGATTCAGATTTTGATGATGGAGATATGTACATTTTTATTAAATATGCCTCAATTGAAAACGAAGAAATTAAAATTTATATTAAAATAAAATATACGAGTCCAGATGATTTTATGGTTCTTATTTCGTTTCATGAGGCTGAGAGGTGA
- a CDS encoding type II TA system antitoxin MqsA family protein, translated as MFKITEPKERLYCEKCGKLVSYTITEKDEIFKIKKDEIRIKSTIAVCEKCGEELFEPYYENENLKKAYKIYAKKHNLVLPEEIKKIREMYGVSQTLFALILGLGEATIQRYERGSLPTKANSDLIKRAADPIEFNNILENNKDNLSVTDYQRVKNKLSNILKQYEEEFELRKLEEILLSNHESLVIEKLEGLISAIFYYLRKIYGYTYLYKTAFFKMLWFIEKEAKVRFGKQIANLSFIHYYYGPIPKGAKNDEGIFLNYLNKKKLIDINVEFSSDFLNETYKINSKDETAIKYLTNEEKEIVEEIIKKYANLSAKKLSEITHEDEKYINTDHDEEIIL; from the coding sequence ATGTTTAAAATAACCGAACCAAAAGAAAGGTTATATTGCGAAAAGTGTGGAAAATTAGTATCTTATACTATTACTGAAAAAGATGAAATATTTAAAATAAAAAAAGATGAGATAAGAATAAAAAGCACTATCGCTGTATGCGAAAAGTGCGGTGAAGAACTATTTGAACCATATTATGAAAATGAAAATTTGAAAAAGGCTTATAAAATATACGCTAAAAAACATAATTTAGTTTTGCCTGAAGAAATTAAAAAAATTAGAGAAATGTATGGAGTTTCACAAACTTTATTTGCTTTAATTTTAGGTTTGGGAGAAGCGACTATTCAAAGATATGAAAGGGGTTCTTTGCCAACAAAAGCTAATAGTGATTTAATTAAACGTGCTGCTGATCCTATAGAATTTAATAATATATTAGAAAACAACAAAGATAATTTATCTGTCACTGACTACCAAAGGGTTAAAAATAAGTTATCTAACATATTAAAACAATATGAGGAAGAATTTGAATTAAGAAAATTAGAAGAAATTTTACTTTCTAATCACGAATCTTTAGTAATAGAAAAATTAGAGGGATTGATTTCTGCAATATTTTATTATCTACGAAAAATATATGGTTATACATATTTATACAAAACTGCATTTTTTAAAATGTTATGGTTTATTGAAAAAGAAGCAAAAGTAAGGTTCGGAAAACAAATTGCTAATTTAAGTTTTATTCATTATTATTATGGTCCTATCCCAAAAGGAGCTAAAAATGATGAAGGTATCTTTTTAAATTATCTTAATAAAAAGAAATTAATTGATATTAATGTGGAATTTTCATCTGATTTTTTAAATGAAACTTACAAGATAAACTCTAAAGATGAAACTGCTATAAAATATTTAACAAATGAAGAAAAAGAAATTGTTGAAGAAATTATTAAAAAATACGCTAATTTATCTGCAAAAAAATTAAGCGAAATTACACATGAAGATGAAAAATATATAAATACTGATCATGATGAAGAAATAATTTTATAG
- a CDS encoding phBC6A51 family helix-turn-helix protein produces the protein MRKNKSRKVKKKGLSKKQLKAIEMLIDIEKDYTKRDIASLLQIDESTLYKWLRKEEFIEELNRQSEEFFKRSKNLVNKALLKKILKGDVSAMRLYYEKENEFIQKHQFTGNFELVIDGNEINDSED, from the coding sequence ATGAGAAAAAATAAGTCAAGAAAAGTCAAGAAAAAAGGACTTTCAAAAAAACAATTAAAAGCAATTGAAATGTTGATAGATATTGAAAAAGATTACACAAAAAGAGATATAGCGTCTTTACTACAAATTGATGAGTCAACTTTATACAAATGGCTCAGAAAAGAAGAATTTATTGAAGAACTTAATAGACAATCAGAAGAGTTTTTTAAACGCAGTAAAAATTTAGTCAATAAAGCATTATTAAAAAAGATTTTAAAAGGCGATGTTTCAGCAATGAGATTGTATTATGAAAAAGAAAATGAATTCATTCAAAAGCATCAATTCACTGGTAATTTTGAATTAGTAATAGATGGGAATGAGATAAATGATTCTGAGGATTAA